In the Polyangiaceae bacterium genome, one interval contains:
- a CDS encoding LuxR C-terminal-related transcriptional regulator: protein MASRNLTSDGRLLKGLLALFAGVALLAAVDLVSDFSEGTTIGHVVLEGGVFVVGLLGVTMMVRRLRELVRSERAARDEVTSLAERLRATEAEAARWRAEAQHLLSGLGAALDRQFERWALSPAEKEVALLLLKGLSHKEIAAVRSITEATARQQARAVYKKAGLSGRHDLAAFFLEDLLLPTADPGQPS, encoded by the coding sequence TTGGCCAGCCGGAACCTCACATCCGACGGACGCTTGCTGAAGGGCTTGCTAGCGCTGTTCGCGGGCGTGGCCCTCCTCGCGGCCGTCGATCTCGTGTCGGACTTCAGCGAGGGGACGACGATCGGACACGTCGTTCTCGAAGGGGGGGTGTTCGTCGTCGGGCTCTTGGGCGTGACGATGATGGTGAGGCGCCTGCGCGAACTGGTTCGAAGTGAACGCGCGGCTCGCGACGAAGTGACCTCCCTTGCGGAGCGCTTGCGGGCAACCGAGGCAGAGGCGGCGCGGTGGCGAGCCGAAGCGCAACACCTGCTGAGCGGACTAGGAGCTGCCCTCGACCGGCAGTTCGAGCGTTGGGCGCTGTCACCGGCAGAGAAGGAAGTCGCGCTCCTCCTGCTCAAGGGGCTTTCTCACAAGGAGATCGCGGCGGTCCGTTCCATCACGGAGGCGACCGCCCGACAACAGGCTCGGGCCGTATACAAGAAGGCCGGGCTCTCAGGACGCCACGATCTGGCCGCATTCTTCTTGGAGGATCTGCTCCTGCCCACGGCCGACCCGGGGCAGCCATCGTAA
- a CDS encoding ammonia-forming cytochrome c nitrite reductase subunit c552, with protein sequence MTNTTNEIKWYQRKRVLAGLLVGTAVVSGGLAALLANISERRAEKKLSQVRLVELTETDTDPAKWGRNWPAQYDSYKQTALRTATRFGGHGGSETLPAQKIERDPWLQRMFRGYAFSIDYRDRRGHAYMLEDQENTQRLTKPQSGSCLHCHASIMPLYRELGGGDAVKGFEASYRFSYQDLNKKLHSLGHAQPVGCVDCHEPNSMQLRVTRPGFIQGIAALARSDAPVPAIPSIERWRQAGRKGTYDPNGDSSRNEMRSFVCGQCHVEYYCAKEMPLTFPWGNGLTVEAAEQFWDGTKLKDGSRFFDFKHKESGAEVLKAQHPEFEVWSQGIHARSGVSCADCHMPYMREGAAKVSDHWVRSPLLNINRACQSCHRADEKEILARVESIQEKNQQLLQRGGGAIVALIDAIVAAKAAGATDAQLTSARELQRKAQWRLDFIAAENSMGFHAPQEAARVLALAIDYARQGENKALRWNGPPESPSAAADAGLEAGDAAPASR encoded by the coding sequence ATGACCAACACGACCAATGAGATCAAATGGTATCAACGCAAGCGTGTGCTCGCTGGGCTGCTCGTCGGAACGGCAGTTGTTTCTGGCGGCCTCGCTGCCCTGCTGGCGAACATCTCCGAGCGGCGCGCCGAGAAGAAGCTCAGTCAAGTGCGCCTGGTCGAGCTGACGGAGACGGACACGGACCCTGCGAAGTGGGGCCGCAACTGGCCGGCGCAATACGACAGCTACAAGCAGACGGCCCTTCGCACTGCCACGCGTTTTGGTGGACACGGCGGGAGCGAAACTCTCCCCGCTCAGAAGATAGAGCGAGACCCTTGGCTTCAGAGGATGTTCCGCGGATACGCGTTCTCAATCGACTACCGCGATCGCAGAGGGCATGCGTACATGCTCGAAGACCAAGAAAACACGCAGCGATTGACCAAGCCACAATCTGGGTCGTGTCTCCACTGCCACGCGTCGATCATGCCGCTCTATCGCGAACTCGGGGGAGGGGACGCTGTCAAGGGGTTCGAGGCGAGCTACCGGTTCTCGTATCAGGACCTCAACAAGAAGCTCCACTCGCTCGGTCACGCGCAGCCGGTGGGCTGTGTGGACTGCCACGAGCCCAACAGCATGCAGTTGAGAGTGACTCGTCCTGGCTTCATTCAAGGCATCGCCGCACTTGCGCGATCCGACGCGCCCGTCCCTGCGATTCCTTCCATCGAACGCTGGCGCCAGGCAGGGCGGAAGGGCACCTACGATCCGAACGGAGACTCCTCCCGCAACGAGATGCGGAGCTTCGTCTGCGGGCAGTGCCACGTCGAGTACTATTGCGCCAAGGAGATGCCCCTGACCTTCCCTTGGGGCAATGGTTTGACGGTCGAAGCGGCAGAGCAATTCTGGGATGGCACGAAGCTCAAGGACGGTAGCCGCTTCTTCGACTTCAAGCACAAGGAGTCAGGAGCCGAAGTCCTGAAGGCTCAACACCCGGAGTTCGAGGTCTGGAGTCAAGGCATCCATGCACGCTCTGGCGTTTCTTGCGCAGACTGCCACATGCCATACATGCGAGAAGGCGCGGCGAAGGTCAGTGACCATTGGGTTCGAAGCCCACTCCTCAACATCAATCGCGCGTGCCAGTCGTGTCACCGTGCGGACGAAAAGGAAATCCTTGCGCGAGTCGAGTCGATCCAAGAGAAGAACCAACAATTGCTCCAGCGAGGTGGCGGCGCCATCGTCGCATTGATCGACGCCATCGTTGCCGCCAAGGCGGCGGGGGCCACAGACGCTCAGCTGACCTCCGCTCGTGAGCTGCAACGGAAAGCCCAGTGGCGCCTGGACTTCATCGCTGCCGAGAACAGCATGGGCTTTCACGCACCGCAGGAAGCGGCCCGCGTCCTTGCGCTTGCGATCGACTATGCGCGCCAAGGTGAGAACAAGGCTTTGCGCTGGAACGGGCCCCCAGAGTCCCCATCGGCAGCGGCGGACGCAGGGCTGGAAGCGGGAGACGCTGCCCCGGCGTCCAGATGA